Below is a genomic region from Streptomyces sp. V3I8.
GGCGAGTGGTACTCCTACTACGACGGTGTCACCCTCACCGCGCCGGGCGGGCTGGACATCGACCACATGGTGCCTCTCGCCGAAGCCTGGGACTCCGGCGCCCACACCTGGACACCGGCCCGGCGCGAGGCCTACGCCAACGACCTCGACGCGCAGCGCTCCCTGGTGGCGGTCACCGCGCGCAGCAACCGCTCCAAGAGCGACCAGGACCCGGCCGAACCGCACCTGCCGGATCCGGCAGCGCTCGCGCCTCGCGTTCATAACCTTGCTGACGCCTGGACTCGGACGCACAGTGCGCCGTAAGTGCCAGT
It encodes:
- a CDS encoding DUF1524 domain-containing protein encodes the protein MLSKIAAAAALLFAFPLTSAPAAAHEARAETLPLAQAVHLLPSAAESRDGYQRSSFKHWVDADRDGCSTRAEVLIAESRTEPIIEAGCKVTAGEWYSYYDGVTLTAPGGLDIDHMVPLAEAWDSGAHTWTPARREAYANDLDAQRSLVAVTARSNRSKSDQDPAEPHLPDPAALAPRVHNLADAWTRTHSAP